In Mesorhizobium sp. 113-3-3, a genomic segment contains:
- a CDS encoding haloacid dehalogenase type II: MQYAAYVFDAYGTLFDVHAAVRRHADQIGPEGQLLSEIWRAKQLEYSWVRTLMGAYADFWQLTEQALDFALRKVPSADPGLRTKLLEAYWRLDCYPEVPAVLKALKASGARLAILSNGSPEMLEAAVKSAALDQVLDDIYSVDTVRRFKTDPAVYDMVATGWRLYPGAVSFQSSNRWDIAGATKFGFRTVWINRSNQPEEYRDFPPALILPTLEALVTA; the protein is encoded by the coding sequence ATGCAATACGCCGCCTATGTTTTCGACGCCTACGGCACGCTGTTCGACGTGCACGCCGCCGTGCGCCGCCATGCCGACCAGATCGGTCCGGAGGGCCAGTTGCTGTCCGAGATCTGGCGCGCCAAGCAGCTCGAATATTCCTGGGTGCGCACGCTGATGGGCGCCTATGCGGACTTCTGGCAGCTGACCGAACAGGCGCTCGACTTCGCCTTGCGCAAGGTCCCCTCCGCCGATCCCGGCCTCAGGACAAAACTGCTGGAAGCCTACTGGCGGCTGGATTGCTACCCGGAAGTGCCGGCCGTGCTGAAGGCGCTCAAGGCGTCAGGAGCCAGGCTGGCGATCCTCTCCAACGGCTCGCCCGAGATGCTGGAAGCGGCGGTCAAATCCGCGGCGCTCGACCAGGTTCTGGACGACATCTATTCGGTCGATACGGTGCGGCGCTTCAAGACCGATCCGGCGGTCTACGACATGGTCGCCACAGGCTGGCGCCTCTATCCCGGCGCTGTGTCCTTCCAGTCCTCCAATCGCTGGGACATTGCGGGCGCCACCAAATTCGGCTTCCGCACGGTGTGGATCAACCGCTCCAACCAACCCGAGGAATACCGGGACTTTCCGCCGGCCCTGATCCTGCCGACCCTCGAAGCCCTGGTCACCGCCTGA
- a CDS encoding L,D-transpeptidase gives MSTTEIESYRLSRRGFLNAAALGAASIAVSACATTGPGPVEPPPPTYVEPPLADYASMYAAVSDGGFDLPPIPFDRIDPQFLRQIVPDPTGQKPGTIVVDTTGHFLYLVRPGGQAIRYGVGLGRAGFEWSGDAVVQWKQKWPKWTPPDEMIARQPELKPYSADNGGMPGGLKNPLGARALYLFQGNVDTLYRLHGSPEWKSIGKSVSSGCVRLMNQDIIDLYDRVPSKTPVIVTSDASQPMAAAAATANRKAIPIDAGVPDGSVLLGPVKAVTNAIF, from the coding sequence ATGTCCACAACCGAAATCGAATCCTATCGCCTGAGCCGTCGCGGCTTTCTCAACGCCGCAGCATTGGGCGCCGCATCGATCGCGGTTTCCGCATGCGCGACCACCGGGCCGGGACCGGTGGAGCCACCGCCGCCGACCTATGTCGAGCCCCCGCTTGCCGATTATGCGTCGATGTACGCGGCCGTCAGCGATGGCGGATTCGACCTCCCGCCCATCCCCTTCGACAGGATCGATCCGCAGTTCCTGCGCCAGATCGTTCCCGACCCGACCGGTCAGAAGCCGGGAACGATCGTCGTCGATACGACGGGCCATTTCCTCTATCTGGTTCGTCCGGGCGGCCAGGCGATCCGCTATGGCGTAGGTCTCGGCCGGGCCGGCTTCGAATGGTCGGGCGACGCTGTCGTACAGTGGAAGCAGAAATGGCCAAAATGGACGCCGCCGGATGAAATGATCGCCCGGCAGCCGGAATTGAAGCCATACAGCGCCGACAATGGCGGCATGCCCGGCGGGCTGAAGAACCCGCTCGGCGCCCGCGCGCTCTATCTCTTCCAGGGCAATGTGGACACGCTTTACCGCCTGCACGGCTCGCCGGAATGGAAGTCGATCGGCAAGTCGGTCTCATCCGGCTGCGTTCGCCTGATGAACCAGGACATCATCGACCTATACGACCGCGTGCCGTCGAAAACCCCCGTCATCGTGACCAGCGACGCCAGCCAGCCGATGGCGGCGGCGGCAGCGACGGCGAACCGCAAGGCCATCCCGATCGACGCCGGCGTGCCGGACGGATCGGTGCTGCTCGGCCCGGTCAAGGCGGTCACGAACGCGATCTTCTGA
- a CDS encoding 3-methyl-2-oxobutanoate hydroxymethyltransferase — MVTKNSRPTVADIRAMKSRGQKISMLYVTSLEEAAAADAAGVDMLSIEGRFFSPEMREAAGRCFVQVGLPYGPAGNLVTAADYLKTAYHFMRIGGDCFYCAASLDIQKTLCDNAVPVVAHVGLIPSQCTWTGGFKAVGRTAESARAVWDHVKRLETIGCFGAELEVVPDRIAELITKSTPMIMLGMGAGPHADAQYLFSEDVLGHTSGHKPRHAKTYRNFAAEYERLQRERIAAYREFISDVQTGAYPEPQHVVAIADEELAAFRAPLGL; from the coding sequence ATGGTCACCAAGAACAGCCGGCCCACCGTCGCCGACATCCGAGCCATGAAGAGCCGCGGGCAAAAGATCTCCATGCTCTACGTCACCTCGCTCGAAGAAGCGGCCGCGGCCGACGCGGCCGGCGTCGACATGCTTTCGATCGAGGGCCGCTTCTTCTCTCCTGAGATGCGCGAGGCCGCCGGCCGCTGCTTCGTGCAGGTAGGGCTTCCCTACGGTCCCGCAGGCAACCTGGTCACGGCGGCGGACTATCTGAAAACCGCCTACCACTTCATGCGCATCGGCGGCGACTGCTTCTACTGTGCCGCCTCGCTCGACATCCAGAAGACGCTCTGTGACAACGCCGTGCCGGTCGTCGCCCATGTCGGCCTGATCCCCTCGCAATGCACCTGGACCGGCGGCTTCAAGGCCGTCGGCAGGACGGCCGAGAGCGCGCGTGCGGTGTGGGACCACGTCAAGCGCCTTGAAACCATCGGTTGCTTCGGCGCCGAGCTGGAAGTGGTGCCGGACCGGATTGCCGAACTGATCACCAAGAGCACGCCGATGATCATGCTTGGCATGGGCGCCGGACCGCATGCCGATGCGCAGTACCTGTTCAGCGAGGACGTGCTTGGCCACACCTCAGGCCACAAGCCGCGCCACGCCAAGACTTACCGCAACTTCGCCGCCGAGTATGAGCGGCTGCAGCGGGAACGCATCGCCGCCTATCGCGAGTTCATCTCAGACGTGCAGACGGGCGCCTACCCCGAGCCGCAGCATGTCGTCGCGATCGCCGACGAAGAGCTGGCGGCGTTCAGGGCTCCGCTTGGCCTCTGA
- a CDS encoding hydroxypyruvate isomerase family protein, whose translation MSDTFTLAACAEMLWRDRPMEWRVKRLTEMGFQVGLWNWPEHDLAMLERSGATFSIMNGYLRGRLADDEGAAELLKTAKETAAVGKRLGVARLNLHGTGLGDRGLPVTPCETVTGAMWLKARDTLNRIADLAEAEGVTFTLENLNLPVDHPGVPFGRAEDTLALVSSVNRPGLRLNLDLYHAQIGEGNLIELCRACLPWIGEVQVADVPGRMEPGSGEINYRGIAHALTDMGYRGPVGMEAFASGAPEVALQAFRETFTV comes from the coding sequence ATGTCCGATACGTTTACGCTTGCCGCCTGCGCCGAGATGCTGTGGCGCGACAGGCCGATGGAATGGCGCGTCAAGCGCCTCACCGAAATGGGTTTTCAGGTGGGCCTGTGGAACTGGCCCGAGCATGACCTCGCAATGTTGGAAAGATCCGGCGCCACCTTCTCGATCATGAACGGCTATCTCCGCGGCAGGCTGGCCGATGATGAGGGTGCGGCCGAGCTGTTGAAGACGGCGAAGGAGACGGCCGCGGTCGGCAAGCGCCTCGGCGTCGCTCGGCTCAATCTGCACGGGACGGGGCTCGGCGATCGCGGCCTTCCGGTCACACCATGCGAGACCGTCACCGGCGCCATGTGGCTCAAGGCGCGCGACACGCTGAACCGCATTGCCGACCTTGCCGAGGCGGAAGGCGTGACCTTCACGCTGGAGAATCTGAACCTGCCGGTCGACCATCCCGGCGTGCCGTTCGGGCGCGCCGAGGATACGCTTGCCTTGGTATCAAGCGTCAACCGGCCGGGTCTGCGCCTCAATCTCGACCTCTACCATGCGCAGATCGGCGAAGGAAATCTGATTGAACTGTGCCGCGCCTGCCTGCCATGGATCGGCGAGGTCCAGGTGGCCGACGTGCCCGGACGCATGGAGCCTGGCAGCGGCGAGATCAATTACCGGGGCATTGCCCATGCGCTGACGGACATGGGCTATCGCGGGCCGGTCGGCATGGAGGCATTCGCCTCCGGTGCCCCTGAAGTGGCCCTGCAGGCCTTTCGCGAAACTTTCACCGTCTGA
- a CDS encoding MocE family 2Fe-2S type ferredoxin: MAKWIDACATDDIDEEDVIRFDHEGRTFAIYRSPDDAFFCTDGLCTHEKVHLSDGLVMEHRIECPKHSGVFDYRTGEALRAPVCVNLKTYATKVEDGRVYIEV; the protein is encoded by the coding sequence ATGGCAAAATGGATTGATGCGTGCGCGACCGATGACATCGACGAAGAGGACGTCATCCGCTTCGATCACGAGGGCCGGACATTCGCCATCTACCGCAGTCCCGACGATGCCTTTTTCTGCACCGACGGGCTGTGCACGCATGAGAAGGTGCATCTGAGCGACGGGCTGGTCATGGAACACCGGATCGAATGCCCGAAACACAGCGGCGTGTTCGATTACCGGACCGGCGAAGCGCTGCGCGCACCGGTCTGCGTGAACCTGAAAACCTACGCCACCAAGGTCGAGGACGGCCGCGTGTACATCGAGGTCTGA
- a CDS encoding ATP-binding cassette domain-containing protein, giving the protein MTTPLLRLTGINKSFGPIDVLHDISLEVNRGEVLCLLGDNGAGKSTLIKILSGVHRPTSGTMEMDGRSVAFDSPRDASDHGIATVHQFGGTFPLMSIGRSFFVGAEPTRRWGPLTIYDRKRANEIAVTEMRQLGITRIDDGDRLVGGLSGGERQALAIARAVHFGASVLILDEPTAALGVKEAAHVLRIVLQARRKGIAVIFITHNVVHALTVGDHFAVLIRGAKAADFRKGEKSREAITDLMAGGEQMAELEAEIESFSAADDGHAPQGATHA; this is encoded by the coding sequence ATGACGACGCCCCTGCTCAGGCTGACTGGAATCAACAAGTCGTTCGGCCCGATCGACGTGCTCCACGACATCTCGCTCGAGGTCAACCGAGGCGAGGTGCTGTGCCTGCTCGGCGACAATGGCGCCGGCAAGTCGACGCTGATCAAGATCCTCTCCGGCGTCCACAGGCCAACATCGGGCACGATGGAAATGGACGGCAGATCCGTCGCCTTCGACAGCCCCCGCGACGCCAGCGACCATGGCATCGCCACCGTTCACCAGTTCGGCGGCACGTTCCCGCTGATGAGCATCGGCCGCTCTTTCTTCGTCGGCGCGGAACCGACGCGGCGCTGGGGGCCGCTCACCATCTATGACCGCAAGCGGGCCAATGAGATCGCCGTCACCGAGATGCGCCAGCTCGGCATCACCCGCATCGACGACGGCGATCGCCTCGTCGGCGGATTGTCGGGTGGCGAACGCCAGGCGCTGGCGATCGCACGCGCCGTGCATTTCGGCGCGAGCGTGCTGATCCTCGACGAACCGACCGCGGCGCTTGGCGTCAAGGAGGCGGCGCATGTACTGCGCATTGTGCTCCAGGCTCGGCGCAAGGGCATCGCTGTGATCTTCATCACCCACAATGTCGTCCATGCGCTCACCGTCGGCGACCACTTCGCCGTCCTCATCAGGGGCGCCAAGGCCGCCGACTTCCGCAAGGGCGAGAAAAGCCGCGAGGCGATCACCGACCTTATGGCGGGAGGCGAGCAGATGGCGGAGTTGGAAGCCGAGATCGAGAGCTTCTCGGCGGCTGACGATGGGCATGCGCCGCAGGGCGCGACCCATGCGTGA
- a CDS encoding ABC transporter permease, which translates to MPSIGSLVRRPEVGSLIGMVAVLVFFSIFGGANFMSAGGAASWLNVASELGIIALPIGLLMIAGHLDLSVGSMVPASSMTIAILSGHYGLPIIVGILAALGLGLAVGFINGVLVIRTKVPSFVVTLATLFALAGLTLGLSVILSGSTSVALKSGPTAKLLFGDYLGGKFEVTLFWWIAAILIVGFILNFSRFGNWILAMGGDAVSARNAGIPTDRVTIALFMSSGLCASFVGMSQAILYNSAQVAAGQSFIFNSIIAVVIGGVLLTGGYGSVVGIVLGTLTFAIVNQGIFYTGFDANWASLIIGVLLLAAVLMNNTFRTMALTYAPRTKSRVR; encoded by the coding sequence ATGCCCTCGATCGGCAGCCTGGTGCGGCGCCCCGAAGTCGGCTCGCTGATCGGCATGGTCGCCGTTCTGGTCTTTTTCTCGATCTTCGGCGGCGCCAATTTCATGTCGGCCGGGGGGGCGGCGAGCTGGCTCAACGTCGCCTCCGAACTCGGCATCATCGCGCTTCCCATCGGGCTGCTGATGATCGCCGGGCATCTCGATCTCTCCGTCGGTTCGATGGTTCCCGCTAGCTCGATGACCATCGCCATCCTGTCGGGCCATTACGGCCTGCCGATCATCGTCGGCATACTCGCCGCGCTCGGCCTTGGGCTGGCCGTCGGCTTCATCAACGGCGTGCTGGTGATCCGCACCAAGGTGCCGTCCTTCGTCGTTACGCTCGCCACGCTGTTCGCATTGGCCGGCCTGACGCTCGGCCTCTCGGTCATCCTGTCCGGCAGCACCAGCGTCGCGCTGAAGAGCGGCCCCACTGCCAAGCTTCTGTTCGGCGACTATCTGGGCGGCAAGTTCGAGGTGACGCTGTTCTGGTGGATCGCCGCCATCCTGATCGTCGGCTTCATCCTGAATTTCTCGCGCTTCGGCAACTGGATCCTGGCCATGGGCGGCGACGCGGTGAGCGCCCGCAATGCCGGCATCCCGACCGACCGGGTGACCATCGCGCTGTTCATGAGCAGCGGCCTGTGCGCTTCCTTCGTCGGCATGTCGCAGGCGATCCTCTACAACAGCGCCCAGGTGGCCGCCGGGCAGTCCTTCATCTTCAACTCGATCATCGCGGTGGTCATCGGCGGCGTGCTGCTCACCGGGGGCTACGGTTCGGTGGTCGGCATCGTTTTGGGCACGCTGACCTTCGCCATCGTCAACCAGGGCATTTTCTACACCGGCTTCGACGCCAACTGGGCGAGCCTGATCATCGGCGTCCTGCTGCTCGCCGCCGTGTTGATGAACAACACCTTCCGCACCATGGCGCTCACCTACGCGCCGCGCACCAAATCGAGGGTCCGCTGA